The following coding sequences are from one Carassius gibelio isolate Cgi1373 ecotype wild population from Czech Republic chromosome B7, carGib1.2-hapl.c, whole genome shotgun sequence window:
- the lrp3 gene encoding low-density lipoprotein receptor-related protein 3: MVMMERIGAIRLYLMKWICLRWVWVCVAACGGKVELHTERRGVIYSPSWPLNYPPGVNCSWNIQGSRGDVITISFHSFDVEDTGDCRGDWLLLGPTWKAEDRFCGSVLPPPFISSRGRVWLYFHSQANSSGQAQGFRLSYIRGRLGQSSCENDEYLCGNGKCVPRSWRCNGLDECGDNTDERSCAAPPTPARVSLCPPGTLQCSDIQSTRCLPVSLRCNGARDCPDGSDEAHCPDTSCGKRLVNFYGTFASPDFFRPNRSAGTDLHCSWFLDTQDPKPLVLQVDLQLGVGDSVRVYDGLGERAERLLQSLSHHNNHRRALLESSQGQMSIFYHAKPHSPGHGFNATYQVKGYCFPGEHPCGTDESCYSELQRCDGYWHCPGGRDEEDCPLCQPGEYPCEGGSGACYSASERCNNQKKCPDGSDEKNCFDCQPGNFHCGTNLCIFETWHCDGQEDCLDGSDERDCLASVPRKVITAALIGSLVCGLLLVIALGCAFKLYSLRTREYRAFETQMTRLEAEFVQREAPPSYGQLIAQGLIPPVDDFPVYNPTQASVLQNLRSAMRRQIRRHSSRRSSSRRRLGRLWNRLFHRGSRLRGQIPLLTPPGHTHTNTHPDLSLHSYNTTDDGIEESRESTGQTPPACSTVALGLALQAHTEALCLPDRESPSSPLSLPSPNSPRSNSDTLEDEDEEDDRSLEGIRMRTNRGISPKHKDDDSPPGPPDSPKRSTSRSRSSRRLVQELAAELRGVSLLRYTSVGISPLSSPESPTSSSGQSEEQRSFPTFRKPHMDAHTDSLTGAHGHDRKPSITEEVPGDSVRLCRLTSSEEEDDEILLVH; this comes from the exons ATGGTAATGATGGAGAGGATCGGGGCGATTCGGCTTTACCTCATGAAATGGATTTGTTTACGCTGGGTTTGGGTTTGTGTGG CTGCCTGTGGTGGGAAAGTGGAGTTACACACCGAGAGGAGAGGAGTGATCTACAGCCCATCATGGCCTCTCAACTATCCGCCCGGAGTGAACTGCAGCTGGAATATACAGGGAAGCCGCGGAGATGTGATCACAATCAG TTTTCACAGCTTTGATGTGGAGGACACGGGGGACTGCAGGGGCGACTGGCTGCTGCTCGGCCCCACATGGAAAGCTGAGGATCGGTTCTGTGGCTCTGTTCTTCCTCCTCCCTTCATCTCCTCTAGGGGACGAGTCTGGCTCTACTTCCACTCTCAGGCTAACAGCTCTGGACAGGCACAGGGCTTCAGACTCTCTTACATTCGTG GTCGACTGGGTCAGAGTAGTTGTGAGAACGATGAATATTTATGTGGAAATGGTAAGTGCGTTCCCCGTTCCTGGCGCTGTAATGGATTGGACGAGTGTGGAGACAATACAGATGAAAGGAGCTGTGCTGCCCCACCGACACCTGCTCGGGTCAGTCTGTGTCCACCTGGTACCTTGCAGTGCTCTGATATCCAATCTACCCGCTGTCTGCCGGTGTCTCTGCGCTGTAACGGAGCCCGGGACTGTCCTGACGGATCCGACGAGGCCCACTGTCCCGACACGTCCTGTGGAAAACGCTTAGTCAACTTCTATGGCACGTTTGCCTCACCTGATTTTTTCCGTCCAAACAGGAGCGCTGGCACAGATCTTCACTGCTCATGGTTTTTAGACACACAA GACCCAAAGCCGTTGGTGCTGCAGGTGGATCTACAGCTGGGTGTGGGAGACTCGGTCCGTGTTTACGATGGATTGGGAGAACGTGCAGAACGCCTTCTGCAGAGTCTCTCTCACCATAATAACCACAGACGAGCCCTGCTGGAGTCGTCCCAGGGACAGATGAGCATCTTCTACCATGCCAAACCACACAGCCCTGGACACGGGTTCAACGCCACCTACCAG GTTAAAGGGTACTGTTTTCCAGGTGAGCATCCATGTGGCACAGACGAGAGCTGTTACTCTGAGCTGCAGCGGTGCGATGGCTACTGGCACTGCCCCGGGGGGCGAGATGAGGAGGACTGCCCGCTGTGTCAGCCGGGAGAGTATCCCTGCGAGGGTGGCAGCGGAGCGTGCTACTCGGCTTCTGAGAGGTGTAACAACCAGAAGAAGTGCCCCGACGGCTCAGATGAGAAAAACTGCTTTGACTGCCAGCCTGGAAACTTCCACTGTGGAACCAACCTGTGCATCTTTGAGACGTGGCACTGCGATGGGCAGGAGGACTGTCTCGACGGCAGCGATGAAAGAGACTGTCTTGCATCCGTGCCCAGGAAGGTGATCACAGCGGCTCTGATTGGCAGCTTGGTCTGTGGACTGCTCCTGGTCATCGCACTGGGTTGTGCCTTTAAACTGTACTCGCTCAGGACAAGAGAGTACAG AGCTTTTGAAACCCAGATGACTCGACTAGAGGCGGAGTTTGTTCAGAGGGAGGCTCCACCCTCTTATGGTCAACTGATAGCTCAAGGTCTCATACCTCCAGTCGATGACTTCCCAGTCTACAACCCAACCCAG GCATCTGTTCTGCAGAATCTCCGCTCAGCTATGCGGAGGCAGATTCGTCGTCACTCTTCTCGTCGTTCCTCGTCACGGCGGAGACTTGGTCGTCTGTGGAATCGCCTGTTTCACCGTGGCTCTCGGTTACGGGGTCAGATACCTCTCCTCACGCCTCCAGgccacacgcacacaaacacacaccccgATCTGAGCCTCCACAGCTACAACACGACGGACGATGGCATCGAGGAGTCGCGTGAGAGTACGGGACAGACTCCGCCAGCCTGTTCGACGGTGGCGCTGGGACTGGCCCTGCAGGCTCACACTGAGGCCCTCTGCCTTCCTGACAGAGAGTCTCCATCCTCCCCTCTGTCCCTGCCCTCCCCCAACTCACCCCGCTCCAACTCTGACACCCTGGAGGACGAAGATGAAGAAGATGACAGAAGTTTAGAGGGGATCAGAATGAGAACCAACCGGGGCATTTCCCCGAAACATAAAGATGATGACAGTCCTCCTGGTCCCCCTGATAGCCCCAAACGCAGCACAAGCCGGTCGAGATCCTCCAGACGGCTGGTGCAGGAGCTGGCTGCAGAACTTAGAGGAGTCTCTCTCTTAAGGTACACCTCTGTGGGCATCTCGCCCCTTTCCTCCCCTGAGTCACCGACGTCCTCCAGCGGTCAGTCTGAGGAGCAGAGAAGCTTTCCTACATTCAGAAAACCACACATGGACGCACATACGGACTCGCTCACAGGTGCTCATGGACACGACAGGAAACCTTCAATAACTGAAGAGGTTCCTGGTGACAGTGTCAGGCTTTGCAGACTCACATCTAGcgaggaagaggatgatgagATTTTGTTAGTGCACTGA
- the slc7a10a gene encoding solute carrier family 7 member 10a, translated as MDGTETNRRNCAKTEQQKMLDSGGNQSGSKDRVTLKKEIGLLSACAIIIGNIIGSGIFISPKGVLDHAGSVGFSLIVWVLGGGICALGSLCYAELGVTIPKSGGDYSYVTEIFGGLVGFLLLWSAVLIMYPTTLAVIALTFSNYVLQPAFPNCLPPYIATRLLASTCVLFLTWVNCSSVRWGTRIQDIFTVGKLLALVLIIVVGMIQIAKGHYDALEPQAAFEFIKDPSVGQIALAFLQASFAYSGWNFLNYVTEELVEPRKNLPRAIYISIPLVTLVYTLTNIAYFSSMSPQELLDSNAVAVTFGEKLLGVFSWVMPISVALSTFGGINGYLFTSSRLCFSGAREGHLPYLLAMIHLKSCTPIPALLVCCMATIVILCIGDTHNLINYVSFINYLSYGVTIAGLLYYRWKKPKLVRPIKVNMLVPCSYLVFWAVLLGFSLYSEPVVCGMGLVIMLTGVPIYFIGVQWKNKPHWISSAVERVTYLGQRLCYVVFPQDDPSEIQPLTEKSEL; from the exons gcaacaTCATTGGCTCAGGGATCTTCATCTCTCCAAAGGGGGTTCTAGATCATGCAGGCAGTGTGGGGTTCTCACTCATCGTGTGGGTTCTAGGAGGAGGGATCTGTGCCTTGGGATCTCTTTGCTATGCCGAGTTGGGTGTCACCATCCCCAAATCAGGTGGAGACTACTCATACGTCACTGAGATCTTCGGGGGACTGGTGGG GTTCTTGTTGCTGTGGAGCGCTGTGTTGATCATGTACCCAACAACTTTGGCTGTGATTGCTCTCACCTTCTCCAACTATGTGCTGCAGCCTGCCTTCCCTAACTGTCTGCCTCCATACATCGCCACCCGGCTCCTCGCATCCACCTGTGTCC tgttcCTGACTTGGGTGAACTGCTCCAGTGTGCGCTGGGGCACACGGATCCAGGATATTTTCACTGTGGGGAAACTGCTAGCCCTTGTCCTCATCATTGTAGTGGGAATGATCCAGATTGCCAAAG GACACTATGATGCATTGGAGCCCCAGGCAGCGTTTGAATTCATAAAGGATCCTTCAGTGGGGCAGATTGCTCTGGCCTTCCTGCAGGCCTCATTTGCCTACAGTGGATGGAACTTCCTGAACTATGTCACTGAAGAGTTGGTTGAGCCTCGCAA GAACCTTCCACGTGCAATCTACATCTCCATCCCCCTGGTGACGCTGGTCTACACTCTCACCAACATTGCGTACTTCTCCTCCATGTCCCCTCAAGAGCTGCTGGATTCGAACGCTGTCGCTGTG ACATTTGGAGAGAAGCTGCTCGGAGTGTTTTCCTGGGTTATGCCCATCTCTGTAGCTCTTTCCACCTTTGGAGGGATCAACGGATACTTGTTTACATCTTCTAG GTTGTGTTTCTCAGGTGCCAGAGAGGGTCACCTGCCCTACCTGCTGGCTATGATCCACCTTAAGAGCTGCACACCAATCCCTGCACTACTCGTTTGT TGTATGGCGACCATAGTGATCCTGTGCATCGGGGACACGCATAACCTGATAAACTATGTGTCTTTTATAAACTACCTCTCATATGGCGTCACTATAGCTGGGCTGCTGTACTACAGATGGAAGAAACCCAAACTGGTTCGACCCATCAAG GTAAACATGTTGGTGCCTTGCAGCTATCTAGTGTTCTGGGCAGTGTTACTGGGCTTCAGTCTGTACTCGGAGCCAGTGGTGTGTGGCATGGGCCTGGTGATCATGCTCACTGGAGTCCCCATCTACTTCATTGGAGTGCAGTGGAAGAACAAACCACACTGGATTTCCAGTGCAGTGG AGAGAGTCACCTATCTGGGGCAGAGGTTGTGTTATGTGGTCTTCCCACAGGatgatccttctgaaatacagCCTCTTACAGAGAAGTCAGAGCTGTGA